The genome window CTACTTGGTTTAGTGGTGCCTGACCTCGCCGCGAAGAGATCGACTGCTAGGAGGTGGATCCATGCGGAGGCGACGGTCATCTCGCTCGCGAACATCCTGACGATGCCCGGCAGCTGCAAAGTGCATCCCATTCCTATTAGCAGCAGCTTAATCTTTAACAGCAGCAGACACATTCAGAGAGCGCGTAACTGTTTCAGCAAATGGTGCTGCAGCAGTACCTCGGGGAGCCAGTACTTGCTCGCGAACATGGCGCGAAGGGTGTCGGGGGTCCAAGACAGGTAGAGCAGGTAGGCGTAGAGGAGGCCTAGGGCGACGTAGGGGGCGCTGCTCTCCACCGTGCGTTTGGTCTGCGCGCAACCAAGAGCAGGGAGACGTGGTGACGAGGAGAGATCGAGGCGTGGATTGATGGAGAAGCGCCATGTCGTGTCGTGTCGTGTTCGTGTGCCGTTAAACTGTGTGGAGGAGAGGAAGTTGGCTTACGATGTCGGCGTTGGGGGCGACGACCATGAGCGTGTAGAAGGGGAGGACGGCGACCGTGCCCACGGTGAAGGCGCAGCTGGCGATCTGAGACGTCGTCATCACTGTTTGTTTGTTGTCGCCGGAAGCGAACAATTCAGTTTCAGTTTCAGCCGGGGAAACTTGAACAGGTAATAGTTCGATTGAGCAGAATCGAACTGCTGAAGGAAGcgcggaaaagaaaaaggaaaaaggtgcgTACTTGCGCGGGGCCGGAACAGCGGCTGCGGTCTGCCGGCGCTGCGGGCGCCGGCACGAGGGAACGCCGGCGCGAGCTCGGGCAGCAAGGGGCGCGGCCAAGAGCACGCGGTCGCCGGGCGGAGCTGGGCGCCGCCGGGCGCGCGCGGCACACGCGCCTCCGGCCGCGGCCGCGGGCGCAGCGTCAGTGGGAAGCTGCTGACCTGCAGCAAGGCGGTCAGGCGGAGGCCGAGGCAGAGCAAATCAACCAGCTGCACAGCACGGCAGACACGAGAGGGAGAGTATACAGGACAGTGGTGAATAAAATCGCCGCTGTTGGGTTGGGGCTGGCGAACGGCGAACCTACCCGCGTGCTGGCGGAGAGCGCGAGGGCGGACGGGGACGCGCAGGGCGCCATGGCTCGGGGCCGAGGAGGGAAGCAGACGCTGGGGAGGACAGGTGGGAGAGGTGACGAGCTGCCATTCGAGTCAGGTCCCTTTGTAGTTTGTGCCGCGGGTTCCACTGAGCACTCTGCGACAGTGGCGAGCACACCCAGGGCAGGGCCAGGCCGGCCTCCGAGCAGCTGCTCTGACCCCTGCTCAAGCTGTCAAGCAGGCACCAGGCAGGCGAGCAGCCACTAGTGCCAACAGCACTCGCCTCGACCTGAACCACTCGCCAACAGCACTTGCCATGCTCACTAGTGCTGAGCGGGTCGGGTCGGGTCGGGTCGGTGGCTGGGCCCGCCGGAGGAGGTTGGATTTGGGCGGTGGCGGCGCTGGAGGCGTGGGCGGGCGCACCAATCGCCAGCCCAGCATCGTGGTGGCGGTGACTCCATTCCATCACGAGTCAAGCGAAGGCCATGTGCGGATGTGCAGGGGACGAAGCGAGGGCCACCCCCCTTCCCCCGTGTTCAATCTGCCCCCGTTCTTGGCCACCGGCGCGGCGCTTCCGCCTCGACACGTCGCCGCCCCGCCCAGGAATATCCGCTCCGCAGTCCGCACGCCTTCGCTCGTATGATTTCCCGCACGGAAAGAATATCTGGATCTGGATCATGGTATCTGAGTCCAAAATTTTGTCCGTATGTTTAGCTCCACTATTACATGATACGGTAGATCATGGACAGATGAGAGCTAGCTGTTCACCTCGCCTCCTCCCCTatcatcaactcatcatattcaaTATAGATCATAAAATATCTTTGACAAAATATGCTAAATCATAATACAATCATTGACAATGGTCTAGACCTACAACCACAGCTATTCGGACTGCTACAGCTACAATTcataaagacaaaatattatagaaGTCGTAGTCACAGCCAGATTAAAGTCGTAACAAACATCAGCGAACATGATGCTGAATATGAGCTGTCTAACTCGACCAATCTAACATGACTCACTCTGAAAAAAAATCAATCTAACCCAATCAATACAACGGACAATTACAAACCATAGTTTTGATCCACGTTGCCATGATTATTGACCCAAAACCCGACCAAACACAAAAAAAAAAACGATCTAAAGCCAAAAAACTGACCCAACCCGAAAAAACCACGTCAAACAGGTCTAATCTAATCCAGTTCCACATAAACTGCAGATAATCGGCCATAAAGGAAACCCTTAACATCCTCACCACCAAGAAACAGTAGGTTACATACAGTCAAACCCAGATATCAACGCAACAGATACCAACGCAATTTAAGCAGATATCAACGCAACAGATACCAACAGTAGGTTCCAACACCAGAAACCACACCTGCGAAAAGGGAGATCTTTGACAAAAGCATACTGACATGGGCACAGCATCACACAATTTAAGCAGATATCAACGCAACAGATACATGTAGCCGACAAGCACACATCACGGAATACGATTCAAGATTCTAGATAACCAAAACTGTTTGCCAACATCATCTCAGATGCACAAAGAGAAAAGCAAAAGGTGTTAATCCTCTGGTCGAGCCATTTGACTCAACCTTCTTCGCACCCACCAGTCTACCGATTAAACCAACTCTCTGCAAAGTCGACTACTGCATCTCCCTCCTACCATGCACCGCTGCTGCTGGAGGAAGCGCGGGAAAAAACGGCGACTCATGAAAACTGTAACCTTTCGGTTCTaccacctatccaccccccccccccccctccttatTCTCACCACCCGTTGAGCTCTCTTCACTGCTGAGTCAGCCATCCATGACTTAGATCCACCCACGTCTGGAGATCCTGGACAGGTATGTTCAGAACGACAGGTGCGATGAGACCATCGCCTGGATCTTCTCCCACTCGAGCGGAAGGTCCATGTCGGGAGATGATAGCACGAGACTAGCTGCAACTGCGAGGGCGATGCCCACAAGGCTGCTCTTCAGGCAGGTGGAACTGCGCGTCAGCTTTCCAAGGATCACCTTGCAGTGCTTGTCTGCTTCTTTGATAGATGCCTGCTTTCCAGCATCTGTTGCTGACTCCAGCGCTGCCTCATTCTGCCATAGCAACAAATGTACACAAATTAGAAGTTTAAAACACAAGAATGTCTAGGGATGTGCTGTGATTAAATAATATTGCGTGCCATGGTAAAACCAGTACGCTTTAGCTGCCATATGATTCAGTGGGATCTGGAAAATGCCTAAAGTAACATAATATGTGCTCATTTTGGCATCATACCTTCTAAGGCACTTCACAACGTGACTTCAACATTTAAAAAACTATTCTTTTACTTTATTCAGAAGAGTAGCAAAAAagttgcacacaaaataaaatgtgGACGACATTGGCATCTGAACTGTAAAAAGGTTGAAGTAAAAAAATAAAGGCAATTTATGAAGCAATCACTTGGCTTACCTTAGCCTTCAAGTTCTTCACTGTTGCCTTGAGAGCTTCAGAACTGAGCTTAGGAGACACATCCTTCCAATCAATCACAATTTTGCTCAGGACAGCAACACTGGCTTCAGTATTTTCAGGATAAATTCTTTCCTGAATAGTGAAAAAAAAACAAGCCACTTCAGGCACAACTTTCTTGCTCGGAGCTACAGTACACGGTCAAATGGACAAAAGACCACTCACCCACTGCTTGTAGGACTCTGCATTTTGTGTCAAGCACCAAATGAACACATCAACAGCCTCCCTGGTGAGCTCTGCATTGTCTGAATATGATATCACACCAGTAAGCTGATTAGATGTGTACCAAAACAAAGGCAAAAAGGAAATATATGATGTATAGTAAACTACTAAAACATTCTATGTCAACTCACTTTCTTGCATTGCTTTTGCACACAAAGGTAAAAG of Zea mays cultivar B73 chromosome 8, Zm-B73-REFERENCE-NAM-5.0, whole genome shotgun sequence contains these proteins:
- the LOC103634782 gene encoding protein MAO HUZI 4, chloroplastic isoform X2, yielding MAPCASPSALALSASTRVSSFPLTLRPRPRPEARVPRAPGGAQLRPATACSWPRPLLPELAPAFPRAGARSAGRPQPLFRPRAMMTTSQIASCAFTVGTVAVLPFYTLMVVAPNADITKRTVESSAPYVALGLLYAYLLYLSWTPDTLRAMFASKYWLPELPGIVRMFASEMTVASAWIHLLAVDLFAARQVYHDGLKNNIETRHSVSLCLLFCPVGILAHVVTKVLAGAAGRSH
- the LOC103634782 gene encoding protein MAO HUZI 4, chloroplastic isoform X1; this encodes MAPCASPSALALSASTRLVDLLCLGLRLTALLQVSSFPLTLRPRPRPEARVPRAPGGAQLRPATACSWPRPLLPELAPAFPRAGARSAGRPQPLFRPRAMMTTSQIASCAFTVGTVAVLPFYTLMVVAPNADITKRTVESSAPYVALGLLYAYLLYLSWTPDTLRAMFASKYWLPELPGIVRMFASEMTVASAWIHLLAVDLFAARQVYHDGLKNNIETRHSVSLCLLFCPVGILAHVVTKVLAGAAGRSH